The following DNA comes from Triticum aestivum cultivar Chinese Spring chromosome 3D, IWGSC CS RefSeq v2.1, whole genome shotgun sequence.
TGGTGCTCCTCACGTTCGTCTGCTGTGGGTGTGCCATGGCCGCGGACAAAGCACCCATCAAATGGCTGAGGGCGCACGCGACCTTCTACGGCGGCGCCGATGCCTCTGACACTATGGGTGGAGCATGCGGGTACGGTAATCTGTACTTGGCGGGGTACGGTACGCGGACGGCGGCACTGAGCACGGTGCTGTTCAACGACGGTGCGGCATGTGGACAGTGCTACAAGATTGCATGCGATCGCAAGCTGGCAGATCCGATGTGGTGCAAACCAGGCGTCTCGGTGACGGTGACGGCCACGAACTTCTGCCCGCCTAACAACGCGCTCCCGAGTGACAATGGCGGCTGGTGCAACCCACCGAGGCCACACTTTGACATGGCGCAACCGGCATGGGAGAAGATCGGCGTTTACAAGGGCGGCATCATCCCTGTCATGTACCAGAGGTATGCACGAATGAGTTTTCTTAAAAAATTGTAGTTTTCCTCAAAAGTTAAATTGCTTAAAGTTGGTAGAAATCGATTTTTCTGTAGGGTCCCGTGCATGAAGAAGGGTGGGGTGCGGTTCAAGATCGATGGTCACGATTACTTCAACCTAGTTACTGTGATGAACGTCGCAGCCGCCGGCTCGATCAAATCCATGGATGTCAAGAGCTCCGATTCAAACGATTGGATGCCAATGTCTCATAACTGGGGTGCCAACTGGCACTCTCTAGCAAATCTTACCGGAAAAATGCTCTCGTTTAGGTTGACTGACACGGATGGGCAAACAGTTGTGTTCAACAATATTGTGCCTGGTGGATGGAAGTTCGGGCAAACATTTGCAAGCAAACAACAGTTCAAGTGATCATTCTCCGGTGATCAATTTAGAATATGATTGGTTCATGAATGTACCATACGTACATTGTAGCAATATTGTTGAATTTAAGTTATTTGTGTCCTGGTGTTCAATTACATTAATTTTATCCAGTTCTTGTATATACATGACATCAATTCATTAATAAAGGCATGTAACATCCTTGTATGTGATTAACTTGTTCTATGTTTTTATGTTTATATATGAGTTCTTTTACAGTACCCTTAAATGAATATAGGCCCTCCATTTGATATAATCTGATGGACAGGATTGGTTGGTACTCCAACATACTccatccgtttcaaaatagatgacccaactttatactaacggAGGAAGTAGATGTTTAGGAGTACCACCGCCAAAAATTGGGGAGTACCTTGATTTTAAGGGTAAATTGGTAATCTATATGTAGCAATTAAGTTGGAAACTACTCCCTCCGGACAGCAGTTGCGGTAATTACGAGATTTGACTGCATGCAGCGCGAACCGGCCGGCAAGGGACTCGTTAGCCAATAAACTACGGATGCATCATCCGAAAGTCATGGCTCCTTCGTGATTAAATCAACGCATGAGAGATGCACACAAAAAAAACGAAACGTGATGTCGATAATCAATATTTACAACATTCCAATTTTTTTAGAAGATGCCAAAGAACTTTTAGAAAGGAGACTGCTCCTTTATGCATGTCCCGTCCAAGGGCTGGGATACGATGGAgatcggcctcgccggcggccgaGGCGCCATGTTTTCATGGGTGTCGAAGTAGGAGCACAAGCCAGGGGAGGAGAAGGCAGCCACGGCTATGCGAGATAAGGGAGACGACGGTTTGCGCTTGATCGGGAAATCAGGGGAAATTAGTAGGCCCAGAGAATACATCAAAAGATCGCCCTTAGATGAAAGAAAAAAAGACTGAAGTACCCTCTCAAACAAACGGCCAGATCTAATTTGTACTCCCAGCCCTGCCTATGGAGTATGAGGGTACTGTAAaaaaaacctcttatatatatttGAATGGTGTACATAAAGTATGACTGATTCTACCGAGTTTCGTCTAATCTATATTTTGTATACTTGTGGAAACCAACATTTATAACAATATAAGGCAAAATGGTTGcgatgatgcagaggctggggtgaACCCCTTTTTGAAGAAACAATATAACGCGATATATAGCAGCTTGTTAGTCTTTAGACATTTAACACAGCAGTGTACATATACTAATCAAGGGAAGACAACGGAATGTGGTCGGATGATTTTTTTTTTCTCTCGAAAAGAAGGACAACTCCCGGGCTTTTGCATCGAGTGATGCACACAATCATCTTTATTGCATTATTCAACAAAGCCTTACAAAATAAATACACAAGCTGATAAAACATCAGTTTTTGTTTGCTAATGTCTTTGAGTTCAAGTTCTCGCTTTTCTTTAAGTTCAATACATGTCATATGTTGTCCACAAAAAGCACAATACATCAGAAAAATACTGCTAGAAAATCCCAAAGAAAGCAAATCATCTAACCGTGGATACCAAAAACTCTTTTTTCGCTAGTAGTCCATAACCATTAGATCACCATAAATATGCCACACATATCTCCATTAAATTACCGTAATTTTGCTTGCAAAAATCACAATCACTGGTTctaaataaacaaattatctataTGCTATCTGTGGTACCTCCCTCCAATCTTTGTGCAAGGTATCTTACCAGATATTTGTCCTTGGGTGTCCAAGGTGGTCAAATGCAACTATGCCTTCATGCAGGGGCGGAGCTCCCAGTAGGGCGAGGTTGGGCACTCGCCATACCTTGATTTGCGATTCCGTTTTACATATACGTATGTACAGCCTTTTCGATCGCTAAAAAAATAAACTGCTTAAAAATCACCGTGAAACGTTTTTGGGCCGTGATGGAAAACTGCACCCACATGGACAGATTACTGGGCCGTAGCAACTATAAGGTCCCGCACCAGCCTCGCTCATCCAGTTTTCTGTTCGTCCATGCCACGCCATGCTCCCCTGGATGCGAACCATAGCAGCCAGCACGatgttctcaaaaaaaaaaaaagcagcCAGCACGAGTGGCACGCATTCGCGGCGGCCAGCATTACGCTTGGGCAGGGgcattttattgtgatgaataaaTCTTATTGCTCCGACTGTTTTTTTCTAAGCCTGACTGAATGGATCATAAATTTGGTTCTGAGATTTCTTTAAACTGAGGCATAACAATTGAAAAATTGCAGTCACGGCATAGTCAATTTTGATTTCGCATTAAAAAGTTATGCTTAAGAGTTTGCCCCACCTCAAAAAAGTTCCGTCTGGCGCCATTGCCTTCATGACCAACAAAAAGCAGGAAAAAAGAACCACATATAGCCTTTCGTTAAAAGTAAATAGAGAAAGTTATACATAAAAAATGGCAACAAATTTTTCATTGTTTTACTCCAAACTTTGCGGCGGTGATGCTTTAAGTGTACACGGGAGATAAGACTCAACTACAAGACCTACAAGACAACACAAAATCAAAATAAAAGATTAGTGGTTCATCAAGTTTTGTAAgtaatgtcaacatatctcaagGAAATGATTCATCAAGTTTATCTCAAGTTAGTTCGAAAAGTTGCAACAAAGGAAATGGTTGGTGACCCCCTAAAATTCCCATGAATGTTGGTATCAAGTTTCTTTTTCTATTCTGGTGATCCAATCACATTGAGTTCATAGGCATGCTGATATTTCAAAAGGGGAATGAGCTTGCTAAGCTAAGTTTCCCTCTCCATGTGCTTAAAGGTCAACTACAAAGCCCTCAAAAGTCTTTCATTTCTCCATTATATCTACCTACTTTCACTCCTTCGGATCCTCTAAGCTCTTCCACTTAGGATCTTCCGAATGGTTATCCAGTCCATTACAAAGAAAATGTTGCTCGGAGCTCTTGAACAAGACCAATCCGAACCGATGAAGCCCTCTTCTCCCATCTTTGTTCAACTTTCAACTTCACTCAAAATTTCCAAACGATCCAAAGAAGtgcgtatgtgtaaggttggtcagTCGGAGCCTCCGAACAACCTTGTTTGGACCTTTTGAGCAGTTCAAAAGTTTCTACCTTTGGCATTGTTTTGTGATTCCACGCTGATCACTCTGAGCTTCAGAGTAGTGCTAAAAAGTGTATCACATACAGATTTTTGGCCTTTCCTATTCATCCCCCACCTATCCCTTCAATTCACTAGAAGCAAACTTCACTCTCATCATATTTTCTGAGAGATAACACCAGCTTCTAGTGTCGAGTTCAAAGGGTTTTCTACTCCAACGATCGAGCCAGGTCTTTTATCTCTAATCCCGTCTTTTCTTTCCTCTCCTACCTCTCCAATCCAAAGCTATATCTTGAGAGAGTTTTGTTTTGGGAGTAGAGGAGTTTATTGGTTGAAGCACATGTGCAAGGATTCATCACCAAGCAAAATCAATCATGTTATTTTTGAAGGATGTGCGGCTCCTATATCGACTAGGTGTGCTTGGAAGCCTTCAAGGTGTGAAGGAATCAAGAAGTTTGTATGGGcttggagatcgcctactttgtgaagtcTATCCGAAGTGAGGCTCGATCGTCATGGGCGTATGCCATGATGGCATAGCTTGGTTGctccttcgtggaccctttgtAGGTGATAGACCTTCGTGGAACTCGCAACCAGAATCTTTGTCATCCTACAATTCTAGTGATTTGAAGCCTTCATCAACATGGAGTGGGATAGAGCTAACTTtctgaaccacgggaaaaatcTTCATCAAGCCACCCCGTATTTGCATTCATCTAACCCTATCCTTACTTCTGCTTGTGCAAGTTGTTGTCTTATGTTGCTCTGCTCTACTACACTTGAATGTGTAGGGTGTTCATTAGGCTACCGGTAGAAAAGTTTAAAATTGCTAAAGAAACTTAAATTTGGGAGGATAGGCTTGTTCTCTATTCACCACAACCTCATGTAGACTATACTAATTGATTCTACAATAGCTCAAGTGATAGGTCACCATCGCTACGCATCACAAGCCACTTGGGTGTTACCACAGTGAGTGGGTCAGGCTAATAATGACCCATATCCATTGTACCTTTGAACCATCTAACTAAACATTGTTTCTTAGCTCTAAATCATCTTCTCAAACAAATAAAATGTACCCTTATCAGATGTTTTGAAATATATAAATTATCAGTAGAATTCTGATATTTTAATTTAGTAGTGAAATAAATATTGAAACTTTACTAAAAGTACTCATATTCCAACCAAGCCTTGACTATATTTTACTTTGCTCCATCTGCACCTTCATTTTCCCTTTCTCTCCGTTCAACAAAGGTTAATAGCTAGTAACAGGACGAATAGACACTAGTGCGGTGGCAAGTGGAGACAGTATGTGCTCAATTCAGTGGTAAAGTTGCAGTTACGATTTCTTTAAACCACGTAGGAGAGTTGCATGTATATTCAATAAGAAATAATATGATAGCACGCCATACCTGCATGAATCAACTAAAAATCTAATTGATATAAGGATCATCAGCCCAAAATTCAGCGATTCTAGAAAATGACAACCAAACCCGGCCTAG
Coding sequences within:
- the LOC123074375 gene encoding expansin-A24 — its product is MAPAPARAIAVVLLTFVCCGCAMAADKAPIKWLRAHATFYGGADASDTMGGACGYGNLYLAGYGTRTAALSTVLFNDGAACGQCYKIACDRKLADPMWCKPGVSVTVTATNFCPPNNALPSDNGGWCNPPRPHFDMAQPAWEKIGVYKGGIIPVMYQRVPCMKKGGVRFKIDGHDYFNLVTVMNVAAAGSIKSMDVKSSDSNDWMPMSHNWGANWHSLANLTGKMLSFRLTDTDGQTVVFNNIVPGGWKFGQTFASKQQFK